In one Bacillus sp. PK3_68 genomic region, the following are encoded:
- the nagE gene encoding N-acetylglucosamine-specific PTS transporter subunit IIBC codes for MLNFLQKLGKSLMLPIAVMPAAALMLRLGQDDLLGIPFVAAAGDAVFANLAILFAIGIAIGLSKDGSGAAALAGAVGYFVLSNGTEAINKDINMDVLGGIISGITAGLLYNRFSGIKLPEWLGFFGGKRFVPIVTSFAMIILAGIFGVIWPPIQEGINNVGEWITGAGALGAGIFGFLNRLLLPVGLHHVLNSLVWFVFGEFNGANGDLKRFFAGDPTAGAFMTGFFPIMMFGLPAAAAAMIAAAKKEKRKAVAGMLGGLALTSFLTGITEPIEFLFMFLSPLLYVVHALLTGLSMAISVMLGIHHGFGFSAGAIDYFLNLGIAQKPLFLIPIGIVYAVLYFVIFYTLIKKLDIETPGREKETADSEKEGLAVQGDGTTGHKAAAFIENLGGKDNITSLDHCATRLRLTVADSEKVKDQALKANGARGVMKLGKTGVQVIVGTNVQFVYEDMKNIMSGQQPSAPSTENTMTSVNHPGSLTDFSLPIAGRVMPLSEVPDEVFSNKLMGDGFAIEPTGDVVEAPFNGEIVTIFPTKHAIGLRSDEGHEVLIHVGLDTVHLKGEGFEALKKDGDRIRRGEPLLKVDLDYIHEHAPSAVTPVIFTNLEEGQAIELNKTGEMRTGTSDLIKIV; via the coding sequence ATGCTGAATTTTTTACAAAAACTAGGCAAATCGTTAATGCTGCCGATCGCTGTTATGCCAGCCGCAGCATTAATGCTGCGGCTTGGCCAAGATGACTTACTAGGAATTCCATTCGTCGCTGCCGCTGGTGATGCCGTATTTGCTAACTTAGCCATTTTGTTCGCGATCGGCATTGCGATTGGCCTTTCGAAAGACGGAAGCGGGGCCGCTGCGCTAGCTGGTGCTGTTGGTTATTTCGTCTTGTCGAATGGGACAGAGGCTATTAATAAAGACATTAATATGGATGTGCTTGGCGGAATTATTTCGGGGATTACGGCTGGGCTTTTATATAACCGATTTTCCGGTATAAAGCTCCCAGAGTGGCTCGGTTTCTTTGGAGGCAAGCGCTTTGTGCCTATCGTTACTTCTTTTGCGATGATCATTCTTGCCGGTATTTTCGGTGTGATTTGGCCCCCAATTCAGGAAGGCATTAATAATGTAGGAGAATGGATTACAGGCGCTGGTGCCCTTGGAGCCGGTATTTTTGGTTTCTTAAATCGCCTTCTATTGCCAGTAGGGCTTCACCATGTCTTAAATAGTCTTGTTTGGTTTGTGTTTGGTGAGTTCAATGGGGCAAATGGAGACTTAAAGCGCTTCTTTGCCGGTGATCCGACAGCGGGAGCCTTTATGACTGGATTTTTCCCTATTATGATGTTCGGGCTTCCTGCAGCAGCGGCGGCGATGATTGCTGCTGCTAAGAAAGAAAAGCGAAAAGCAGTAGCCGGCATGCTCGGCGGCTTAGCTTTAACTTCCTTCTTAACTGGTATTACAGAACCGATTGAATTTCTATTCATGTTTCTCTCGCCGCTTCTGTATGTCGTCCATGCTTTATTAACTGGTTTGTCCATGGCAATTAGTGTGATGCTCGGCATTCATCATGGCTTCGGTTTTTCCGCGGGAGCAATTGACTACTTTTTAAACCTTGGTATCGCTCAAAAACCGCTTTTCCTTATACCAATAGGGATTGTATATGCTGTTTTGTATTTTGTTATTTTTTACACATTAATTAAAAAGCTCGATATTGAAACACCAGGAAGAGAAAAAGAAACCGCTGATTCAGAAAAAGAAGGACTAGCTGTTCAAGGTGACGGAACAACTGGACACAAGGCGGCTGCTTTCATCGAAAATCTAGGCGGAAAGGACAACATCACGTCTCTTGATCATTGTGCTACTCGTCTTCGCCTGACAGTAGCCGATAGCGAAAAAGTGAAAGATCAAGCTTTAAAAGCAAATGGAGCTCGTGGTGTAATGAAGCTTGGAAAAACAGGCGTGCAAGTCATCGTCGGTACAAATGTGCAATTTGTATATGAAGATATGAAAAATATCATGTCCGGACAACAACCTTCTGCTCCTTCAACGGAAAATACAATGACTTCAGTGAACCATCCTGGATCACTGACCGATTTTTCTTTGCCGATTGCCGGCCGTGTAATGCCGCTTTCAGAAGTGCCTGATGAAGTATTTTCTAATAAATTAATGGGGGATGGTTTTGCGATAGAACCAACAGGAGACGTAGTGGAAGCTCCGTTTAACGGAGAAATCGTTACTATTTTCCCTACCAAGCATGCCATTGGTCTTCGTTCAGACGAAGGGCATGAAGTATTGATCCACGTCGGCCTTGATACAGTTCATTTAAAAGGAGAGGGGTTTGAAGCGCTTAAAAAAGATGGGGATCGAATCCGACGAGGGGAACCTCTCTTGAAAGTCGATTTAGATTATATTCATGAACATGCTCCTTCAGCTGTAACGCCGGTTATTTTTACTAACCTCGAAGAAGGACAGGCGATTGAACTGAATAAAACAGGGGAGATGCGCACAGGCACCTCGGACCTCATTAAAATTGTATAA
- the nagA gene encoding N-acetylglucosamine-6-phosphate deacetylase, with amino-acid sequence MSDYILTGATIFAENETISDGFIRVTNGKIASFGRCNDGEQSPEMPVIQLPKDSLIIPGAVDIHIHGAGGADAMDATEQCLQTISSELPKEGTTSFLATTMTQSQDAIQKALQNAGTFRPDRPGYSEMVGIHLEGPFISKKHPGAQPKEAIMLPDASLFDQWQQMANGRIRLVTMAPEEPGAISFVQSLVHSGITVSAGHTDATYEQLLEAECAGVKHVTHLYNGMRGMHHREPGTAGGALLIDSLFIEMIVDGIHIHPEMVRLAFRQKTADKTVLITDAMRAKGLKDGQYELGGQPVAVEGGKATLADGTLAGSTLTMNQAIKNMMSYTGCSIRDIIKMTAENPARQIGIFDRKGSIALGKDADLVVYNEDLDIQWTICRGETAFLQEDFL; translated from the coding sequence ATGAGCGATTATATTTTAACGGGGGCGACAATTTTTGCAGAGAACGAGACTATCTCTGATGGCTTTATCCGTGTAACTAACGGAAAAATTGCTTCATTTGGCCGCTGCAATGATGGCGAACAATCCCCAGAAATGCCAGTCATTCAGCTTCCAAAAGATAGCCTGATCATTCCAGGGGCGGTCGATATTCATATTCATGGAGCTGGAGGAGCCGACGCGATGGATGCCACGGAACAATGCTTGCAAACGATATCGTCAGAATTGCCAAAGGAAGGCACCACCTCCTTTTTGGCAACAACCATGACCCAATCACAGGATGCTATTCAAAAGGCCTTACAAAATGCAGGAACATTTCGACCTGATCGTCCAGGCTATTCAGAGATGGTTGGCATTCACCTGGAAGGGCCTTTTATTTCAAAAAAACATCCCGGCGCCCAGCCAAAAGAAGCGATTATGCTTCCTGACGCCTCCTTGTTTGATCAATGGCAACAGATGGCAAACGGCCGGATTCGGCTGGTAACAATGGCTCCGGAGGAACCTGGTGCTATCAGCTTTGTTCAATCCCTTGTACATTCCGGCATCACCGTATCTGCCGGACATACAGATGCGACATATGAACAGCTGCTTGAAGCTGAGTGTGCTGGTGTTAAGCACGTTACCCATTTATATAATGGCATGCGGGGCATGCATCATAGAGAGCCTGGAACAGCTGGCGGGGCTTTGCTCATCGACAGCTTGTTTATAGAAATGATCGTCGATGGCATTCATATTCATCCCGAAATGGTCCGGCTTGCTTTTCGCCAGAAAACCGCTGACAAAACTGTGCTGATTACCGATGCTATGCGGGCAAAGGGGCTGAAAGACGGGCAATATGAGCTTGGCGGCCAGCCTGTCGCTGTCGAGGGAGGAAAAGCTACTTTAGCCGATGGTACGCTAGCGGGAAGTACGCTAACGATGAATCAGGCGATCAAGAATATGATGAGCTATACTGGCTGCTCGATCCGCGATATTATAAAAATGACAGCCGAAAATCCCGCTCGCCAAATTGGAATATTTGATCGTAAGGGCAGTATTGCTTTGGGGAAAGATGCGGATCTAGTCGTATATAATGAAGATTTAGATATCCAGTGGACCATTTGCCGCGGTGAAACGGCTTTTTTACAGGAGGATTTTTTATGA
- a CDS encoding GntR family transcriptional regulator has product MINKQSPLPIYFQIETMIRQQIERGELKPGEALPSERIYAEEFGISRMTVRQAITNLVIAGLLYREKGRGTFVAENKMEQHLSGLTSFTEDMKKRGLTPGSRLLTFQIAPAPKKIAGRLQIKEGAPIYEVTRLRLADDVPMALETLFVSTDLVKDLNEEIVISSLYEYVEGKLNLKIGHALQSIEAISPGEKEREYLQVSKDVPVMLMARHTFLEDGRPLEYVQSSYRADRYKFMIEIKR; this is encoded by the coding sequence ATGATTAATAAGCAGTCCCCCTTGCCTATTTATTTTCAAATTGAAACGATGATCCGCCAGCAGATCGAACGTGGCGAGCTAAAACCGGGAGAGGCTCTTCCTTCTGAGAGAATCTATGCGGAAGAATTCGGCATTAGCCGCATGACTGTCCGACAAGCTATTACGAATCTTGTCATAGCAGGTCTTCTATACAGAGAGAAAGGGCGTGGCACATTTGTCGCTGAGAATAAAATGGAGCAGCATCTCTCTGGCCTGACAAGCTTCACAGAGGATATGAAAAAGCGAGGCCTTACGCCAGGAAGCCGATTGCTTACATTTCAAATAGCGCCGGCCCCAAAGAAAATTGCTGGCCGTTTGCAAATTAAAGAAGGCGCGCCTATATACGAGGTTACCCGTCTTCGCTTGGCAGATGATGTGCCGATGGCTTTAGAGACACTGTTTGTTTCCACAGATCTCGTTAAGGATCTGAATGAAGAGATTGTCATCAGCTCTTTGTACGAATATGTGGAGGGAAAGTTGAACTTAAAGATCGGTCATGCCCTTCAATCGATAGAAGCGATTTCTCCTGGTGAAAAAGAGCGGGAATATTTGCAGGTTTCAAAAGACGTGCCTGTTATGCTGATGGCTCGGCACACTTTTCTGGAAGACGGCCGTCCATTAGAATATGTACAATCATCTTATCGGGCAGACCGGTATAAATTTATGATTGAAATTAAACGATAA
- a CDS encoding SIS domain-containing protein: MFLAYMEKVAHLLQETAQKQADSARQAAHTIASSIKNGGIIHVFGCGHSHMLAEELFYRAGGLACINPIFIEELMLHKDAVRSSSLEQEQNFAFSFMKDIPIQQGDVFIAVSTSGINPVPIDALLYAKKKGAETLALTSLAYSEQASSRHKEGIKLFEVADLVIDNSAPYGDAILAHPHADAEFAPVSTVMGAALLNGIMAEVISILADNNYKPPIFKSSNAGDSKEHNHFLIQRYSPVIKLFEN; this comes from the coding sequence ATGTTTCTTGCTTATATGGAAAAAGTAGCACATTTGTTACAGGAGACTGCCCAAAAACAAGCAGACAGTGCTCGGCAAGCTGCTCACACGATTGCCTCCTCTATAAAAAATGGCGGGATCATTCATGTGTTCGGCTGTGGTCATTCACATATGCTTGCTGAAGAACTCTTCTATCGTGCCGGCGGACTTGCTTGCATCAATCCAATTTTTATCGAAGAGTTAATGCTTCATAAGGATGCCGTCCGTTCTTCTTCGTTAGAGCAGGAGCAGAACTTCGCCTTCTCATTTATGAAGGATATTCCGATCCAGCAAGGCGATGTTTTCATTGCTGTGTCTACGTCGGGCATCAACCCCGTTCCAATTGATGCACTGCTTTATGCTAAGAAAAAAGGAGCTGAAACACTGGCACTGACATCGCTTGCTTACTCTGAGCAGGCGTCTTCCAGGCATAAAGAAGGCATCAAGTTGTTTGAGGTGGCCGACCTGGTCATTGATAATAGTGCTCCTTATGGAGATGCGATTCTTGCGCATCCGCATGCCGATGCAGAGTTTGCCCCTGTTTCAACTGTCATGGGAGCCGCATTATTAAATGGGATTATGGCTGAAGTTATTTCTATACTTGCTGACAATAACTATAAGCCACCTATTTTTAAAAGCAGCAATGCCGGAGACTCAAAAGAGCATAATCACTTTTTAATTCAGCGCTATTCACCGGTTATAAAACTATTCGAAAATTAA
- a CDS encoding dynamin family protein — MLTEKLKNWLANQKPTRALLLPKLEQLHALFLKYGDQQSAYICAELIEKLENMEYIIAFYGHFSAGKSSMINELMGESLLPSSPIPTSANIVKVKEGEPYAKVWFKDGTIKVFPYPYDIRDIQAYCVNGNIVEEVEISHRTGQLPEGVAIFDTPGIDSTDDAHRVSALSKVHLADLVFYMMDYNHVQSPVNFEFNRQLAERGKENYLIVNQIDKHIASELSLTEFLSRIQQSFVEHRLSYNVLYFTSLKEADHAYNQLSELKALLSGKIADRQQQITAHVLQEALVVAMSFFHKQREKTRTELEEYDERLIGTASFQQLQEERREFNERKEAIRERDNLFIPLFDQMLSTVFNNAKLLDYYARVFVRQFLESRELSFQVRGFFSRKRTKKEKEWRLQQLFQTLNENRLSYIDIPFKEEVIKLLTSFDVINDELREKVRQCEVQFSPDLLVKLVKSGAMLTDDYVLNYAKDVTSEMKTLYRQAFAAFVEPLEAQAKENNRKKRVLLAKEEKEIYQKMEDWKKREQLKANETELYENIFSILAVRGQEKVEKKPFQAFKKTKPLASQKRKPFVSIGEAAKEWSSRSEETAFVSINLDERIKEVKRKAHLLSQANYMEQRMEKLHQRIERLEKNEYTIALFGAFSAGKSSFANALLGERVLPVSPNPTTAAINEIRMPDAEHSHGTVILLFKTEDQLLKDINQALELSGKTVGSIESLQLLLQKHDELVEKKLTPGKEANGEGEEEDEWFSPLTALPLEQFAFLRAALAGYKEMKQYLGQTAHRTAESYIEFVSMEEKACFVERIILYYSSPLTEQGMVLVDTPGAGSMNARHTEMAFNYITSADSIVFVTYYNHAFSRADQAFLTQLGQMKNFIEKDKMFFIVNAADLAATKSDLFDVLHHVERNLEKNGIRQARIFPVSSHLALLSKRGAAHSLTAEDKKQYEALLNLSENEYMPVEQALELSGFSLFEHYFYPFTKQALAVAVLHQAELDADEAVIELKRRLRLAEADETEQQNYRQRLSQQLTEALLYLKNRSFTAEQEAFQQEIKELLFYARQRLFYRYNDEFKLIFSPAAFDAFDDTFTALHRMTNEIIRFVAGEMTQEMRTAAFRFQIFMQKRMDELYRSLEKEMKQLLPSVDLKETIVEKAPDLFLNPVFKKYIQAYLLLCLRNTKRLCSFLQKMETNKSGMKSRKHLSRLFTSISARKRSI; from the coding sequence ATGTTAACCGAGAAATTAAAAAACTGGCTCGCTAACCAGAAACCAACCCGGGCCTTGCTTCTGCCAAAACTAGAGCAGCTTCATGCTTTATTTTTAAAGTACGGTGACCAGCAAAGTGCCTATATATGTGCCGAACTGATCGAAAAACTGGAAAACATGGAGTATATCATCGCCTTTTATGGCCACTTTTCAGCCGGAAAATCTTCCATGATCAATGAATTAATGGGAGAAAGTTTGCTGCCATCCAGTCCGATTCCGACAAGCGCCAATATTGTCAAGGTAAAAGAAGGAGAGCCGTATGCGAAGGTTTGGTTTAAGGATGGGACTATAAAAGTGTTCCCTTACCCTTACGATATCCGTGACATTCAAGCATATTGCGTCAACGGCAATATAGTAGAAGAAGTGGAAATATCCCATCGTACAGGCCAGTTGCCTGAAGGGGTTGCCATATTTGATACGCCTGGAATTGACTCAACAGACGATGCTCACCGGGTAAGTGCTTTGTCCAAGGTTCACTTGGCCGACCTTGTTTTTTACATGATGGACTATAATCATGTGCAATCTCCTGTAAACTTTGAATTTAATCGCCAGCTTGCGGAGAGAGGAAAAGAAAACTATTTAATCGTTAACCAAATCGATAAACACATAGCAAGTGAACTGTCGCTTACTGAATTTTTAAGCCGTATTCAGCAATCATTTGTTGAGCATCGCCTTTCATATAACGTCCTTTATTTCACTTCTTTAAAAGAGGCAGACCATGCTTATAACCAACTGAGCGAATTGAAAGCTCTTTTGTCGGGAAAAATCGCTGACCGGCAACAGCAAATCACGGCTCATGTACTACAGGAAGCACTAGTCGTTGCCATGAGCTTTTTTCACAAGCAGCGGGAAAAAACAAGAACCGAGCTTGAGGAATATGATGAGCGGCTTATAGGTACGGCTTCTTTTCAGCAGCTTCAAGAAGAACGCCGAGAGTTCAATGAGCGAAAAGAAGCGATAAGAGAGCGGGACAATCTGTTTATTCCGCTGTTTGATCAAATGCTGTCAACTGTTTTTAACAATGCCAAGCTTTTAGATTATTATGCGCGCGTGTTTGTGCGCCAATTTTTAGAGTCCCGTGAACTTTCCTTTCAGGTGCGCGGCTTCTTTTCCCGCAAACGAACAAAAAAAGAAAAAGAATGGCGCTTGCAGCAGCTGTTTCAAACACTAAACGAGAATAGGCTTTCTTACATTGACATCCCCTTTAAAGAAGAGGTTATCAAGCTGCTAACCTCATTTGATGTAATAAACGATGAGCTCAGAGAGAAAGTTCGCCAATGCGAAGTGCAGTTTTCTCCAGATTTGCTCGTAAAGCTCGTCAAAAGTGGAGCAATGCTTACAGATGATTACGTATTAAACTATGCGAAGGACGTCACTTCCGAAATGAAGACCCTGTACCGCCAGGCATTTGCTGCTTTCGTTGAACCGCTGGAAGCACAGGCAAAGGAAAATAACCGCAAGAAGCGGGTTCTGCTTGCTAAAGAAGAGAAAGAGATATATCAAAAAATGGAGGATTGGAAAAAGAGGGAACAGTTAAAAGCAAACGAAACAGAGTTGTATGAAAACATCTTTTCTATCCTCGCTGTACGCGGCCAGGAAAAAGTAGAGAAAAAACCTTTTCAGGCTTTTAAAAAGACAAAACCACTAGCCAGTCAAAAAAGAAAGCCATTCGTTTCTATTGGTGAAGCCGCTAAAGAGTGGAGCAGCCGATCTGAGGAAACGGCTTTTGTTTCTATTAATCTAGACGAGCGGATTAAGGAGGTAAAAAGAAAAGCCCACCTTTTGTCGCAGGCTAATTACATGGAACAGAGAATGGAAAAGCTTCATCAGCGAATTGAGCGTTTGGAAAAAAATGAATACACTATTGCTTTGTTTGGCGCGTTTAGTGCTGGCAAATCATCATTTGCGAACGCTTTGTTAGGTGAGCGGGTTTTGCCAGTGTCCCCCAATCCGACGACAGCGGCGATCAATGAAATTCGTATGCCTGATGCCGAGCATTCCCACGGAACAGTCATACTGTTGTTTAAAACAGAAGACCAGCTGCTTAAAGATATAAATCAGGCGCTAGAGCTAAGCGGAAAAACGGTTGGCAGCATAGAAAGTCTACAGTTGCTTTTACAGAAGCATGATGAGCTGGTAGAAAAGAAGCTGACGCCGGGAAAGGAGGCGAATGGAGAGGGGGAAGAAGAGGACGAGTGGTTCAGCCCGCTTACCGCTTTGCCACTTGAACAGTTTGCCTTTCTGCGTGCCGCTCTCGCGGGCTATAAAGAAATGAAACAGTATCTCGGACAGACAGCACACAGAACGGCAGAGAGCTACATTGAATTTGTCAGCATGGAGGAAAAGGCCTGTTTTGTTGAACGTATTATTCTTTACTATTCCTCTCCGCTAACAGAGCAGGGGATGGTTCTTGTCGATACACCTGGCGCGGGTTCCATGAATGCCCGGCATACAGAAATGGCTTTTAATTATATAACGAGTGCAGACTCTATCGTATTTGTTACCTATTATAATCATGCTTTCTCGCGAGCAGATCAGGCTTTCTTAACACAACTCGGCCAAATGAAGAATTTTATCGAGAAAGATAAAATGTTTTTTATCGTTAATGCTGCTGATCTTGCTGCAACAAAAAGCGACTTATTCGATGTGCTTCACCATGTAGAACGAAATTTAGAAAAGAATGGAATTCGGCAAGCGCGCATCTTCCCAGTGTCAAGTCATTTGGCATTGCTGTCCAAAAGAGGGGCCGCTCACTCTTTAACGGCAGAAGATAAAAAACAGTATGAAGCTCTTTTGAATTTATCGGAAAATGAATATATGCCGGTTGAGCAGGCACTGGAATTATCGGGTTTCTCTTTGTTCGAGCATTATTTTTACCCTTTTACAAAGCAGGCACTGGCCGTTGCCGTACTGCATCAGGCAGAGTTGGATGCCGACGAGGCCGTGATCGAGTTGAAACGGCGGCTTCGGCTCGCTGAAGCAGACGAAACAGAACAACAAAATTATCGCCAGCGACTTTCCCAACAATTGACGGAAGCACTTCTTTACTTAAAGAATCGGTCGTTTACAGCCGAGCAGGAGGCTTTTCAACAAGAAATTAAAGAGCTGCTGTTTTATGCAAGACAGCGCCTCTTCTATCGCTATAATGATGAATTTAAGCTGATCTTTAGTCCAGCGGCTTTTGATGCTTTTGATGACACGTTCACCGCGTTGCACCGAATGACGAATGAAATCATTCGATTTGTTGCCGGGGAGATGACGCAAGAAATGAGGACTGCTGCTTTTCGATTCCAAATCTTTATGCAAAAAAGGATGGATGAGCTTTATCGATCGCTTGAGAAGGAAATGAAACAGCTGCTGCCATCGGTTGACTTGAAGGAAACAATTGTAGAAAAAGCGCCGGATTTATTTTTGAACCCGGTCTTCAAGAAATACATTCAGGCTTATTTACTTCTTTGTTTAAGGAATACAAAACGCCTCTGCAGTTTTTTGCAGAAGATGGAAACAAACAAATCAGGGATGAAATCGAGAAAACACTTATCCCGCCTGTTCACCAGTATATCCGCGAGGAAGAGGAGCATATGA
- a CDS encoding DUF1801 domain-containing protein, with translation MYELKTKETDNSVIEFIEAIESPKKREDAYKLLDIFTETTGFEAKMWGPSIIGFGSYHYKYKSGHEGDAPLVGFSPRKAKISLYFAPGDTKREELLNSFGKHTTGKACVYINKLADINVDVLKVLIKQSVAFLKETYPGIGKEAEIT, from the coding sequence ATGTATGAGTTAAAAACAAAGGAAACGGATAACAGTGTGATTGAGTTTATTGAAGCTATTGAAAGCCCCAAAAAACGGGAAGATGCGTATAAATTACTAGATATTTTTACCGAAACGACGGGTTTTGAAGCAAAAATGTGGGGGCCGAGCATTATTGGATTCGGTTCGTATCATTATAAATATAAATCCGGCCATGAAGGAGACGCACCGTTAGTTGGCTTTTCACCTCGAAAAGCTAAAATAAGTTTGTATTTTGCACCGGGTGACACAAAGCGTGAGGAACTGTTAAATAGCTTCGGAAAACATACTACTGGGAAAGCATGCGTGTATATTAATAAATTAGCCGATATTAATGTTGATGTTTTAAAAGTATTAATCAAACAATCCGTAGCATTTTTAAAAGAAACCTATCCAGGAATAGGCAAAGAAGCCGAGATTACATAG
- the thiT gene encoding energy-coupled thiamine transporter ThiT produces MERNKLVTMIEIAVMAGLSLILSYVEFGALWAFGGSISLVMVPIFVMAFRRGWQAGFITGLLVGLISLMTGGYVVHPVQLVLDYPLAYAVLGLGGLAVFHKPVTTGRIFAGLLLGTVFRFICHFVSGVVWFGSSAPEGTPVAVYSFLYNLSYLLPEMLITSAVLLFLKKTAPRFYKQSIPVENSSASY; encoded by the coding sequence ATGGAAAGAAACAAACTGGTTACGATGATCGAAATTGCTGTCATGGCAGGATTATCGCTTATATTAAGCTATGTCGAGTTTGGCGCTCTTTGGGCATTCGGGGGTTCTATCTCCCTTGTCATGGTGCCAATATTCGTCATGGCCTTTCGCCGCGGCTGGCAGGCTGGTTTTATTACAGGTCTGTTGGTTGGGCTGATCAGCTTAATGACAGGTGGATACGTTGTGCATCCAGTGCAGCTCGTGTTGGATTACCCTCTTGCTTATGCTGTACTCGGACTCGGAGGCCTTGCTGTTTTCCATAAACCAGTTACAACGGGCCGTATTTTTGCCGGTCTATTGTTAGGTACTGTATTTCGTTTTATCTGCCACTTCGTTTCCGGCGTCGTCTGGTTCGGCAGTTCGGCACCGGAAGGAACACCGGTCGCCGTTTATTCTTTCTTGTACAACCTTTCTTATTTGCTTCCGGAAATGTTAATTACGTCAGCTGTACTACTATTTTTGAAAAAGACAGCGCCGCGCTTTTACAAACAGTCCATTCCTGTTGAAAATAGTTCGGCCAGTTACTAA
- a CDS encoding L,D-transpeptidase family protein, whose protein sequence is MNHIVKSGETLTSIAADYRIPVSQLIAANPGINIHSIYPGQQLRIPGLPDPSSLPYSISVSLSQRRLTLFRQGKVQKVYPVGVGKMLTETPTGDFVIINKAPNPGGPFGTMWMSLSKKSYGIHGTNNPSSIGKFVSKGCIRMYNRDVEELARTIPIGTPVRIRP, encoded by the coding sequence ATGAATCATATTGTTAAGAGCGGTGAAACATTGACGTCTATTGCAGCGGATTACCGCATTCCTGTTTCTCAACTGATTGCAGCCAATCCGGGGATCAATATTCATTCTATCTATCCCGGCCAGCAGCTGCGTATCCCGGGACTTCCTGATCCTTCTTCTCTTCCTTATTCAATTAGCGTTTCATTGTCACAGCGCAGGCTAACCTTATTTCGTCAGGGGAAAGTACAAAAAGTCTATCCGGTGGGGGTTGGTAAAATGCTGACTGAAACGCCAACTGGAGATTTTGTTATTATTAATAAAGCACCAAACCCAGGCGGCCCATTCGGAACGATGTGGATGAGTTTATCGAAGAAATCTTATGGCATTCATGGAACGAATAATCCTTCTTCTATCGGCAAGTTTGTCTCTAAAGGCTGCATTCGCATGTATAACCGTGATGTAGAAGAACTGGCTAGAACCATTCCAATCGGTACTCCAGTTCGCATTAGACCTTAA
- a CDS encoding DUF3243 domain-containing protein: MTEENHAIHKDGELQPDMVDDTLERISPERMDSILENFNSFKSYLKKRIELAEKIGLNEEQLAIATEKIADYLADHAEPKNREEKLLQELWNVGTQDERHHLAHMLVKFVDQE, encoded by the coding sequence ATGACAGAAGAAAATCACGCGATTCATAAAGACGGGGAACTGCAGCCGGATATGGTGGATGATACACTTGAACGGATAAGCCCCGAAAGAATGGACAGCATTCTTGAGAATTTCAATTCCTTTAAATCTTATTTGAAAAAAAGAATAGAACTCGCTGAAAAGATCGGTTTAAATGAAGAGCAACTGGCGATTGCTACAGAAAAAATTGCCGACTATCTGGCTGATCATGCCGAGCCGAAAAACAGAGAAGAGAAGCTTCTTCAAGAGCTTTGGAATGTCGGGACACAGGATGAGCGTCACCACCTAGCTCATATGCTTGTTAAATTTGTGGATCAAGAATAG